The Methanobacterium alcaliphilum genome segment GAACTTTCATCAGAAAGACCAGTATTGATGAACTTCCCCAAATATTCAACATACTTAAAGGAGATATGAGTTTAATTGGTCCTAGACCCGAACGTCCTCAATTTGTTGAACAATTTAGAGAAGAGATTCCTAAATACATGGTGAAACATCATGTTCGTCCAGGGATGACTGGTTGGGCACAGGTCCATGGATGGAGAGGCAATACCTCAATTCCCAAAAGAATAGAACATGATATATATTATGTGGAAAACTGGACCATGTCTTTAGATTTTAAAATATTTTTACTGACATTTTATAAAGGATTTACTGATAAAAATGCCTACTAATCATTTAATTCCAGTACTCTTTTTAATTCCTGCAAGTTAACCTCTATAAAATCTTCTGCAGAAGGATCCGCCAGTATTTTTAGTTGTCTTTTGCCTGTCCTGCGATATGCATTATTTAATATGATTTGAAGATCATTTATTGGCATTTCCAGAATTTTTTCTACCTTACATTTTTCTTCTAGAGATAATCGGGTACTGTATGATATAACCTGGCTTTCAAAAGACTTAACTAAATTGGATTTTTTGGATACCCATCTCTTTAATAGAATAGAGGGAACTTTTGTGAATATATCCAAAGTATCAATCACGTCTTTTTCAGTGACTTTTATATTATTTTCTTCCATTTGTTCCCCTCTGGAAAATATTATTTAAGCCGTGTTTATCATCTCAATGAATTTTTTCAGGTCTTTAATATTGAATATGAATTTATGAGTCTTGCTTTTACCTAATGGCCTCATAGTCATTAAACAGGATACTGCAGAACCCTTTTGATTGGCTTCCATAATATCATCAAACCAATCCGCATCTTCTTTATTGTGAAAAATGATTTCCATGACTTTTGATTGTGGATGGATAGTACAGTCTCGATTTTTAAGTGCTTTTTTTAATTCTTCTATATCTGATTCAATTACCATCAAATTCCTCAAACTTAATGATTCCCTGCGATCAACGTATCTATATTTAAAAAAATTAAATTATTTATTCAAGTATATTCTGTTTTTAATAAAGATAACAGTTACTATTAACAGCGTAAAAAGTTTATTTGCAAAAAAATAATCTTAACTTTAATACTTTTAGAAATATAAGCAACATATCAGGAGGTTGATTATGAAGGCCCCGACGCTTTTATCTGCCAATGAGATTAGCCAAAAAATTAAGGATTTATCAAATTGGGAAATTGTAGAAAACCATCATTTAATAGGTGTTTTTGAATTTAGCGACCTTGCAAGTTCCATGCATTTTGCAGTTAAAATAGGCAATCTTGCAGAAGAAATGCAGCACCACCCGGAAATCGTCATCGGCACGGGAGTAGTGGAGTTAACTATTTTTACTCATGATAGCGGTGGTTTAACCCAGTTAGACTTTGATTTTGCTAAAAAAGTTGAGGATATATTTAAATAAATCACGCATTCACCGATTTACCTAAAAACACTAAGCGGCTAGTAATGGATACTATGCAAAATAAAACAAAAGATAATTGCAATGGCCCGATTATATCAGTTCCCGGAAATAAAAATGTTACAATGATCATTAACATGAGATAAGATCCTAAATATTTACCAACGGGGTCATAGATGGGTTTATTAAAATTAGAGGTTGCCATAAAAATAGCGAACATTAAAATTATCAAAACCAATATTAATGGATTGTAAAGATCCCGTGCGATAAAAGCCGAAAAACAGGAAATTATAAGGATAAAATCAGATAACACATCAAGAAACGCCCCACTATCTGTTTCAGAATCCATTTCTCGGGCAATATACCCATCGAAAAAATCGGTGCATGCTGCAAAAACGAAAATTAAAAGAGAAATCATATATTCCCCATTTAAGTAAGTATAGACAATAGCCGGTGATAACATTAACCTGCTTAAAGTAATTAAAGAAGGTATTTTTGATTTAGGACTCATTTTATGCCTCAAAAATGGGGAGTGTGAACCAATATTTTAACTTAAAATGGCCAATACCAGTTGTGAAGATTTTGCTTGAGGATTTTCACCAGAAACCACTTTCATGACTGCTATAACATTGATTGCGTTTTTACCAGATATTACGACTTCTTCTCTAAGTAAAGTTTCATTATTTGCAGTGTCTGGATCATTACCTGCTGCAAAAACAGCTATTTTAGTACCTTCATCAGTTTTTATTGAAGATAAAT includes the following:
- a CDS encoding 4a-hydroxytetrahydrobiopterin dehydratase, which gives rise to MKAPTLLSANEISQKIKDLSNWEIVENHHLIGVFEFSDLASSMHFAVKIGNLAEEMQHHPEIVIGTGVVELTIFTHDSGGLTQLDFDFAKKVEDIFK
- a CDS encoding CDP-alcohol phosphatidyltransferase family protein translates to MSPKSKIPSLITLSRLMLSPAIVYTYLNGEYMISLLIFVFAACTDFFDGYIAREMDSETDSGAFLDVLSDFILIISCFSAFIARDLYNPLILVLIILMFAIFMATSNFNKPIYDPVGKYLGSYLMLMIIVTFLFPGTDIIGPLQLSFVLFCIVSITSRLVFLGKSVNA